A stretch of the Anaeromyxobacter sp. genome encodes the following:
- the hisD gene encoding histidinol dehydrogenase yields MKTLTTTAPDFPAAWAALCARGSDEDEAPVRQAAARVVADVRARGDAALLEYTVRWDGWRPTSAAALLLGPRDFAAAWRALPAAGRAALRLAADRVRAFHERERDAEVPAYTDRLGARLAQVVRPLERVGLYVPGGTARYPSSVLMTAIPAKVGGVKEVVVTTPALKGSGEVDAWTLAACHVSRVSSLVKVGGAQAVAALAYGTATVPAVDKICGPGNAYVAAAKRLVFGQVDIDMIAGPSEILVLADARADAALVASDLLAQAEHDVRAVAVLVTCSARLARKVEAEVARQLETLPRREIAARSIEERGALVVTHGMAEAVRLADQWAPEHLALHVDSPRRLVPRLSRAGAIFVGASTPEAVGDYLAGPSHVLPTAGTARFASPLSVATFRRRMSVLELTPRALAAVAPAVQALAGAEGLEGHWRAVRLRVEQAGPGSGSRSGSTSRSGSGSGSRSRSGSRSGSGSRSGSGSGSRSRSRGAR; encoded by the coding sequence GTGAAGACCCTCACCACCACCGCCCCCGACTTCCCCGCGGCCTGGGCCGCCCTCTGCGCGCGCGGCTCCGACGAGGACGAGGCGCCGGTCCGCCAGGCCGCCGCCCGGGTGGTGGCCGACGTCCGCGCCCGCGGCGACGCCGCCCTGCTGGAGTACACCGTCCGCTGGGACGGCTGGAGGCCCACCTCGGCCGCCGCCCTGCTGCTCGGGCCGAGGGACTTCGCGGCCGCCTGGAGGGCGCTGCCCGCCGCCGGCCGCGCCGCGCTCAGGCTGGCCGCCGACCGGGTGCGGGCCTTCCACGAGCGGGAGCGCGACGCCGAGGTGCCGGCCTACACCGACCGGCTGGGCGCCCGGCTGGCGCAGGTGGTCCGCCCGCTCGAGCGGGTCGGCCTGTACGTGCCGGGCGGCACCGCCCGCTACCCGTCCTCGGTGCTCATGACCGCCATCCCGGCCAAGGTGGGCGGGGTGAAGGAGGTGGTGGTCACCACCCCGGCGCTGAAGGGCTCGGGCGAGGTGGACGCCTGGACGCTGGCCGCCTGCCACGTCTCCAGGGTGTCGTCGCTGGTGAAGGTGGGCGGGGCGCAGGCGGTGGCGGCGCTGGCCTACGGCACCGCCACGGTGCCGGCGGTGGACAAGATCTGCGGGCCGGGCAACGCCTACGTGGCGGCGGCCAAGCGGCTGGTCTTCGGGCAGGTGGACATCGACATGATCGCCGGCCCCAGCGAGATCCTGGTGCTGGCCGACGCCCGCGCCGACGCCGCCCTGGTGGCCAGCGACCTCCTGGCCCAGGCCGAGCACGACGTGCGGGCGGTGGCGGTGCTGGTGACCTGCTCGGCCCGGCTGGCCAGGAAGGTGGAGGCCGAGGTGGCCCGCCAGCTCGAGACGCTGCCGCGCCGCGAGATCGCGGCCCGCTCCATCGAGGAGCGCGGGGCGCTGGTGGTGACGCACGGCATGGCCGAGGCGGTGCGGCTGGCCGACCAGTGGGCCCCGGAGCACCTGGCGCTGCACGTCGACTCGCCGCGCCGGCTGGTGCCGCGCCTCTCCCGCGCCGGCGCCATCTTCGTGGGCGCCTCCACGCCGGAGGCGGTGGGCGACTACCTGGCCGGCCCCAGCCACGTCCTGCCCACGGCCGGCACCGCCCGCTTCGCCTCGCCGCTCTCGGTGGCCACCTTCCGCCGCCGCATGAGCGTGCTCGAGCTCACCCCGCGGGCGCTGGCCGCGGTGGCGCCGGCCGTGCAGGCGCTGGCCGGCGCCGAGGGGCTGGAGGGGCACTGGCGGGCGGTGCGGCTCAGGGTCGAACAGGCGGGGCCGGGGTCGGGGTCGAGGTCGGGGTCGACGTCGAGGTCGGGGTCGGGGTCGGGGTCGAGGTCGAGGTCGGGGTCGAGGTCGGGGTCGGGGTCGAGGTCGGGGTCGGGGTCGGGGTCGAGGTCGAGGTCGAGGGGAGCGCGATGA